In Phaenicophaeus curvirostris isolate KB17595 unplaced genomic scaffold, BPBGC_Pcur_1.0 scaffold_55, whole genome shotgun sequence, the following are encoded in one genomic region:
- the LOC138734081 gene encoding olfactory receptor 14A16-like — MSNSSSITQFLLLAFADTRELQLLHFWLFLGIYLAALLGNGLIIITIACDHHLHTPMYFFLLNLSLLDLGSISTIVPKSMANSLWDTKVISYAGCVAQVFLHIFLISAEYYLLTVMSYDRYVAICNPLHYGTLLGSRACVHMAAAAWGAGFLTALLHTANTFSLPLCQGNALEQFFCEIPHILKLSCSHSYLREARLLVVSALVPCGCFVFIAVSYVQIFRAVLRIPSEQGRHKAFSTCLPHLAVVSLFLSTGGFAYLKPHSVSSQSLDLVLSVLYSVVPPALNPLIYSLRNQQLKDALRRLITGWFPEVMNCSLSSA, encoded by the coding sequence atgtccaacagcagctccatcacccagttcctcctcctggcattcgcagacacacgggagctgcagctcctgcacttctggctcttcctgggcatctacctggctgccctcctgggcaacggcctcatcatcatcaccatcgcctgtgaccaccacctccacacccccatgtacttcttcctcctcaacctctccCTCCTAGACCTGGGATCCATCTCCACCAttgtccccaaatccatggccaattcccttTGGGACACCAAGGTCATTTCCTATGCAGGATGTGTTGCCCAAGTCTTTCTCCATATCTTTCTCATTTCAGCAGAATATTATCTTCTCACAGtcatgtcctacgaccgctacgttgccatctgcaaccccctgcactacgggaccctcctgggcagcagagcttgtgtccacatggcagcagctgcctggggcgctgggtttctcactgctctgctgcacacggccaatacattttccctgcccctctgccagggcaatgccctggaacagttcttctgtgaaatcccccacatcctcaagctctcctgctcacactcctacctcAGGGAAGCCAGGCTTCTTGTGGTCAGTGCCTTAGTACCTTGtggctgctttgttttcattgcggtgtcctatgtgcagatcttcagggccgtgctgaggatcccctcggagcagggacggcacaaagccttttccacctgcctccctcacctggccgtggtctccctgtttctcagcactggAGGATTTGCCTACCTGAAGCCCCACTCTGTCTCCTCTCAATCCCTGGACCTGGTGCTGTCAGTTCTGTACTCAGTGGttcctccagcactgaaccccctcatctacagcttgaggaaccagcagctcaaggatgcacTTAGGAGACTGATAACTGGATGGTTTCCTGAAGTAATGAACTGCTCATTGTCTTCTGCATAG